One Desulfuromonas acetexigens genomic window carries:
- a CDS encoding response regulator, with product MGLRVLIVDDALFMRGMLKDLFIKGGYEVVGEAADGREAVEQYRRLRPDLVTMDIVMPLVSGIEALTEIRREDPEACVVMCSAMGQEALILEAVQAGARDFIVKPFSEEKVLETARRVVKRA from the coding sequence GTGGGATTGAGGGTTCTGATTGTCGATGATGCCCTGTTCATGCGCGGCATGCTCAAGGATCTTTTCATCAAGGGGGGGTACGAGGTGGTCGGCGAAGCCGCCGACGGCCGTGAGGCGGTGGAGCAGTACCGGCGCCTGCGCCCCGACCTGGTGACCATGGATATTGTCATGCCCCTGGTCAGCGGCATCGAGGCGCTGACGGAGATCCGCCGCGAGGATCCCGAGGCCTGTGTCGTCATGTGCAGCGCCATGGGCCAGGAGGCGTTGATTCTCGAAGCGGTGCAGGCCGGCGCCCGGGATTTTATCGTCAAGCCCTTCAGTGAAGAGAAGGTGCTCGAAACGGCGCGGCGCGTCGTCAAGCGCGCTTAG
- a CDS encoding YajQ family cyclic di-GMP-binding protein — protein MPSFDIVSKVDLQEIDNAINQTRKEIDQRFDFKGTHNEINLEKDAIVLLGADDYKLDAVIDVLKGKLVRRNVSPKCLDYGKKEPASGGAVRQRVAIVQGVSTEKGKEIIKFIKETKLKVQAQIMDDQVRVSGKKIDDLQEVIQAVKGHDFDIELQFVNMRA, from the coding sequence ATGCCCAGTTTCGACATCGTCTCCAAAGTTGATTTGCAGGAGATTGACAACGCCATCAATCAGACGCGCAAGGAGATCGACCAGCGTTTCGATTTTAAGGGGACACACAACGAAATCAACCTCGAAAAGGACGCCATCGTCCTGCTTGGCGCCGACGACTACAAGCTTGATGCGGTGATCGACGTACTCAAGGGCAAGCTGGTGCGGCGCAATGTTTCGCCCAAATGCCTCGACTACGGCAAGAAGGAGCCGGCCTCGGGGGGGGCGGTCCGGCAGCGGGTCGCCATCGTCCAGGGGGTCTCCACCGAGAAGGGGAAGGAGATCATCAAGTTCATCAAGGAGACCAAGCTCAAGGTCCAGGCCCAGATCATGGACGATCAGGTGCGGGTTTCCGGCAAGAAGATCGACGATCTGCAGGAGGTCATCCAGGCCGTCAAGGGGCATGACTTCGACATCGAGCTGCAATTCGTCAATATGAGGGCGTAA
- a CDS encoding LolA family protein, giving the protein MKHLLLTALLCWLATAGAAWAEETRIGMSDVIRAVEEPFQANAPKDLAIRDFEADFFQESRIVSLDRVQNGRGRVLVKFDHNRGDRVPKALFRWDYDQPTTQEIVSDGETVWVYLPDNNQVIQSEIELAAQSRPDDPVTFLTGLGNLSRDFQIGWAEPNRDLDGNFILELSPRRASPMIQRLLLVVNREAVAPSGRPASFGDIFPLLSSTVFDPSGNSTIIEFSAPRVNRGIPDSTFRFILPAGVEVIRPSNEGGF; this is encoded by the coding sequence ATGAAACACTTACTGCTTACGGCCTTACTTTGCTGGCTGGCGACCGCGGGAGCGGCCTGGGCCGAGGAGACGCGCATCGGCATGAGCGATGTGATCCGCGCCGTCGAGGAGCCCTTCCAGGCGAACGCGCCCAAGGATCTTGCCATTCGCGACTTCGAGGCCGACTTTTTCCAGGAGTCGCGCATCGTCTCCCTCGACCGGGTGCAGAACGGGCGCGGCCGGGTCCTGGTGAAGTTTGACCACAACCGCGGGGACCGGGTGCCGAAGGCCCTCTTCCGCTGGGACTACGACCAGCCCACCACCCAGGAGATCGTCTCCGACGGGGAAACCGTCTGGGTCTACCTGCCGGACAACAACCAGGTGATTCAATCGGAGATCGAACTGGCCGCTCAGTCCCGCCCCGACGATCCGGTGACCTTTCTCACCGGCCTCGGCAACCTCTCACGGGATTTTCAGATCGGCTGGGCCGAGCCGAATCGTGACCTGGATGGCAACTTCATCCTCGAACTGAGCCCCCGGCGCGCCTCGCCAATGATTCAGCGCCTGCTGCTGGTGGTCAACCGCGAGGCGGTGGCGCCTTCGGGGCGTCCGGCCAGCTTCGGCGACATCTTTCCGCTCTTGTCGAGTACCGTCTTCGACCCCAGTGGTAATTCAACGATCATCGAATTCAGCGCCCCCCGGGTCAACCGGGGCATCCCCGACAGCACCTTCCGTTTCATTCTTCCCGCCGGGGTGGAGGTGATACGACCGTCCAACGAGGGGGGCTTTTAA
- a CDS encoding FAD:protein FMN transferase translates to MSRSRLFALLLAIALAALALFGRGGGDSGEFRRARVLMGTVVEITLLDGGAASDAEAAMEAAFSAMAEVEASMSAHRDDSEVARLNAAAEPVEVSAATAEVLELGLRVATASGGAFDLTLGRLKALWGFDGDAPRVPSDPEIAAALQGIGPASLRLAGRRVTKGDAALRVDLGAIAKGYAVDRAVAALRAAGIRHASVNAGGDLRLLGDHGGRPWRIGIQHPRDPQGVLVTLELADAAVVTSGDYERFFEVEGVRYHHILDPRDGRPADACQSVTVVAASAAEADALATAAFVLGPEAGRRLVESRGGLALFVAADGEVSLSEDLKDRVRRP, encoded by the coding sequence ATGTCCCGGTCGCGCCTGTTTGCCCTGCTGCTGGCGATTGCCCTAGCGGCACTGGCCCTCTTTGGGCGCGGGGGCGGGGATTCCGGCGAGTTTCGCCGCGCCCGGGTGCTCATGGGGACGGTGGTGGAGATCACCCTCCTCGACGGCGGGGCGGCGAGCGATGCGGAGGCGGCGATGGAGGCCGCCTTCAGTGCCATGGCCGAGGTCGAGGCGAGCATGTCGGCCCATCGGGACGACAGCGAAGTGGCGCGGCTCAACGCCGCCGCCGAGCCGGTGGAGGTTTCCGCCGCCACCGCCGAAGTGTTGGAACTGGGGTTGCGCGTCGCTACGGCGAGCGGCGGCGCCTTCGATCTGACCCTGGGGCGGCTCAAGGCGCTTTGGGGCTTTGATGGCGACGCGCCGCGCGTTCCGAGCGACCCGGAGATTGCCGCCGCCTTGCAGGGCATCGGCCCCGCATCCCTGCGCCTGGCAGGGCGGCGGGTCACGAAAGGGGATGCCGCCTTGCGCGTCGATCTCGGCGCCATCGCCAAGGGGTACGCCGTCGACCGCGCTGTTGCCGCCTTGCGGGCGGCCGGTATCCGCCACGCCTCGGTGAACGCCGGCGGCGATCTGCGCCTGCTCGGCGACCATGGCGGCCGCCCCTGGCGCATCGGCATCCAGCATCCCCGCGATCCCCAAGGGGTGCTGGTCACCCTCGAACTGGCCGATGCCGCCGTTGTCACCTCCGGCGATTACGAGCGTTTTTTCGAGGTGGAGGGGGTGCGCTATCACCACATCCTCGATCCCCGCGACGGCCGTCCGGCTGACGCCTGCCAAAGCGTGACGGTGGTCGCCGCGAGCGCCGCCGAGGCCGACGCCCTGGCTACCGCCGCCTTCGTTCTCGGTCCCGAAGCTGGGCGGCGGTTGGTGGAATCCCGGGGGGGGCTGGCCCTGTTCGTCGCCGCCGATGGGGAAGTCAGCCTTTCCGAGGATCTGAAAGACCGGGTGCGCCGGCCATGA
- a CDS encoding chemotaxis protein CheA — MAIDMSKYRDMFLSESREHLQTMGRLLVELEKSPDDREGLDALFREAHSIKGMAASMGYRATAELGHHLEDFLSGFRAGGAIPATAIDRVLAGVDLLEGLIDDLTAERPERDVRPFIAGSAAAPPSAPPPMAPAVEGTEAVALENGAVTIPVASGEEILKIVIELVSGAVAPAARALLMLRELAAQGEVLDADPDERKLLQGGAVPRLELRLKSWRAPQEIKDLLLAMPDVARVSCVVERLRPAARQSRERTVRVRTGLLDQFINLTGELVTNRYMLQAAYNDGRDQDMRDGLERLTRLITDLHHHVLQVRMMPLASITGRLPRMVRELEQQSGKEVALRIVGEEVELDRSILEALADPLMHLVRNAVDHGIDERGEVQIRAGREKDLVLVEVRDNGRGLDAEAIRRKAVTAGLLSPGQARRMVERDLFPLICLPGFSTRTEVSETSGRGVGMDVVKAVTEQFGGTLQIASERGRGTSIQLRLPLSVAIIRLLLVECGGELLALPITRVLRTLELERAEIRSSGRQMVVPLGNELVPLLSLRRMLRQPAKPVAGTIPVVVSEARGRKIALVVDRLVGQREAFVKSLAFPLDRIAGVSGATILGDGRIVFIIDPQGLLDEGTASGGRSGVTP; from the coding sequence ATGGCCATCGACATGTCCAAGTACCGCGATATGTTTCTCTCCGAGAGCCGGGAGCATCTCCAGACTATGGGGCGGCTGCTGGTCGAACTGGAGAAGTCCCCCGACGACCGGGAGGGGCTCGATGCCCTCTTTCGCGAAGCCCACTCCATCAAGGGGATGGCCGCGTCCATGGGCTACCGCGCCACCGCCGAGTTGGGGCATCATCTCGAGGATTTTCTCTCCGGCTTCCGCGCCGGCGGGGCGATCCCCGCGACCGCCATCGACCGGGTGCTGGCCGGGGTCGACCTGCTCGAAGGGCTGATCGACGATCTCACCGCTGAGCGACCGGAGCGGGACGTGCGCCCCTTCATCGCCGGTTCCGCCGCCGCGCCCCCCTCCGCCCCGCCGCCGATGGCACCGGCGGTAGAGGGGACCGAGGCGGTCGCTCTTGAGAATGGGGCGGTTACGATCCCGGTGGCGAGCGGCGAGGAAATCCTGAAAATCGTCATCGAGTTGGTGTCAGGAGCAGTCGCCCCCGCCGCCCGCGCCCTACTGATGCTGCGGGAGCTGGCCGCGCAGGGGGAGGTGCTCGACGCCGACCCGGACGAGCGCAAGCTGCTGCAAGGGGGGGCGGTTCCCCGTCTGGAACTGCGGCTGAAAAGCTGGCGGGCGCCCCAGGAGATCAAGGATCTGCTGCTCGCTATGCCCGACGTGGCCCGGGTCTCCTGCGTCGTCGAGCGCCTTCGGCCGGCGGCCCGCCAAAGCCGGGAGCGGACGGTACGGGTGCGCACCGGCCTGCTCGATCAATTCATCAATCTCACCGGGGAGCTTGTCACCAACCGCTACATGTTGCAGGCCGCCTACAACGATGGACGCGATCAGGACATGCGCGATGGTCTGGAACGACTGACCCGGCTGATCACCGACCTTCATCACCATGTCTTGCAAGTGCGGATGATGCCCCTGGCGAGCATCACCGGGCGGCTGCCGCGCATGGTTCGCGAGCTGGAACAGCAGTCCGGCAAGGAGGTCGCCCTGCGCATCGTCGGGGAGGAGGTCGAGCTTGACCGTTCGATTCTCGAGGCTTTGGCCGATCCGCTGATGCACCTGGTGCGCAACGCCGTCGACCACGGTATCGACGAGCGCGGCGAGGTTCAGATCCGCGCCGGCCGGGAGAAGGACCTGGTTTTGGTCGAGGTGCGCGACAACGGGCGCGGCCTCGACGCCGAGGCGATCCGCCGCAAGGCGGTGACCGCCGGACTCCTCTCCCCGGGGCAGGCGCGGCGGATGGTCGAGCGCGATCTCTTTCCTCTGATCTGCCTGCCCGGCTTTTCGACCCGCACCGAAGTGAGCGAAACCTCCGGGCGCGGGGTCGGTATGGATGTGGTCAAGGCCGTGACCGAGCAGTTCGGCGGCACCCTACAGATCGCTTCCGAACGGGGGCGGGGGACGAGCATCCAGCTGCGCCTCCCCCTGTCGGTGGCGATCATCCGTCTGCTGTTGGTGGAGTGCGGCGGCGAACTGCTGGCCCTGCCCATCACCCGGGTGCTGCGCACCCTGGAGCTGGAGCGGGCGGAAATCCGTTCCTCGGGGCGGCAGATGGTCGTGCCGCTGGGGAACGAACTGGTGCCGCTCCTTTCCCTGCGGCGGATGCTGCGGCAACCGGCAAAGCCCGTCGCCGGGACGATCCCGGTGGTGGTCAGCGAGGCGCGCGGGCGCAAGATCGCCCTGGTCGTAGACCGTCTGGTCGGCCAGCGCGAGGCCTTCGTCAAATCCCTGGCTTTTCCCCTCGACCGCATCGCCGGGGTCAGCGGCGCCACCATCCTCGGCGACGGCCGCATCGTCTTTATCATCGATCCCCAGGGCCTGCTCGACGAGGGCACAGCGTCCGGCGGGCGAAGCGGAGTCACCCCATGA
- a CDS encoding Gx transporter family protein gives MTCSAVDPQVLAAARRRTFLALFTALAVALHTLEYLLPAPAPWFRLGFANILTLAALFLYGPRAAWGVTLGRILLGSLVVGTLFSPGFFLSLAGGAAATALMTAAYRFGGRRIGPVGVSALGAVGHALGQMGLAYLLLVRHPGLWQLLPPFLLFALGAGLANGFAAAWLLDLLRGHPAFREEKEG, from the coding sequence ATGACCTGCTCAGCCGTTGACCCGCAGGTGCTGGCGGCGGCGCGCCGCCGGACCTTTCTCGCCCTTTTCACCGCCCTGGCGGTGGCGCTGCACACCCTTGAATACCTGTTGCCCGCTCCGGCCCCCTGGTTCCGTCTCGGTTTCGCCAATATCCTGACCCTGGCCGCGCTCTTTCTCTACGGCCCTCGCGCCGCCTGGGGGGTGACCCTGGGGCGCATCCTGCTCGGCTCGCTGGTGGTCGGCACCCTCTTTTCTCCGGGCTTCTTCCTCTCCCTCGCCGGGGGGGCGGCGGCCACGGCGCTGATGACCGCCGCCTATCGTTTCGGAGGCCGCCGTATCGGCCCAGTCGGGGTTTCGGCCCTGGGCGCCGTCGGCCACGCCCTCGGCCAGATGGGTTTGGCCTATCTGCTGTTGGTGCGCCATCCCGGCCTCTGGCAGCTGCTCCCGCCCTTTCTCCTCTTCGCCCTCGGCGCCGGTCTCGCCAACGGCTTCGCCGCCGCCTGGCTGCTCGACCTGCTGCGCGGACATCCGGCTTTTCGTGAGGAGAAAGAAGGGTAG
- a CDS encoding ABC transporter ATP-binding protein: protein MKSLRFLIPYLLPYRRLLLAGVVWLVLTNALAMVIPWMLKGGIEAVEGGNYRGLAWFALLLALAAVLRGGTRQLSRLRFLRTARRIEVDLRRDLLTRLLGQDAPFFDHHRTGDLLSRFTNDLTNIRMLAGFGVLTLANAVLVYLFSLVMLLALSPGLTLIALLPYPFMLIVVKRVSRRLLQHSTLVQESLGRVSEAVEEGVSGQAVIRAGNLAEDRCRRFAELNDDYLERNLVLARLRALVLPVMIVIGPLATLLALYFGGARVMAGELGLGELIAFNAYLVQLAWPTLLLGWVLTLTQRAAASMERLDPLLGTPEPAPFAASATRDLRAPAMRAAGLDFAYGERPVLHGLTFDIPPGALVGVAGGTGSGKSTLLKLLSRLYRPESGKVFVDGEDLADLDGAAYRRRLAAVPQEGRLFSGTLRENLLYGVPEADDDLLRQIAEAVCLEEEVANFAEGYATRVGEGGLALSGGQRQRVCLGRALAADGGLWLLDDPFSHLDAATAREVWARLRPRLAGRTVLLASGRVSLFQGMDWVLVLKDGSICQQGTPAELAAADGCYARLAERERLLAELEGSA from the coding sequence GTGAAAAGCCTGCGTTTCCTCATCCCCTATCTGCTCCCCTATCGGCGGCTGCTTCTGGCTGGGGTGGTCTGGCTGGTTTTGACCAACGCCCTGGCGATGGTCATCCCCTGGATGCTCAAGGGCGGGATCGAAGCGGTCGAGGGCGGGAATTACCGGGGGCTGGCCTGGTTCGCCCTGCTGCTGGCTTTGGCCGCGGTGCTGCGGGGCGGCACCCGGCAGCTTTCCCGGCTGCGCTTTCTGCGCACCGCTCGGCGCATCGAGGTCGATCTGCGCCGCGACCTGCTGACCCGCCTGCTCGGCCAGGACGCCCCCTTCTTTGACCACCACCGCACCGGTGATCTTCTCTCGCGTTTCACCAACGATCTCACCAATATCCGCATGCTCGCCGGGTTCGGCGTGCTGACTTTGGCCAACGCCGTACTGGTCTATCTCTTCTCCCTGGTTATGCTCCTGGCCTTATCGCCGGGGCTGACCCTGATCGCCTTGCTCCCCTATCCCTTCATGCTGATCGTGGTCAAACGGGTCAGCCGCCGGCTGCTGCAACACTCCACTCTGGTCCAGGAAAGTCTCGGCCGGGTCAGCGAGGCGGTGGAGGAAGGGGTTTCCGGGCAGGCGGTGATCCGCGCCGGCAATCTCGCCGAGGACCGGTGCCGACGTTTCGCGGAACTCAACGACGACTATCTGGAACGCAATCTGGTGCTGGCTCGCCTGCGCGCCCTGGTGCTGCCGGTGATGATCGTCATCGGCCCCCTCGCCACCCTCCTCGCCCTCTACTTCGGCGGCGCCCGGGTGATGGCCGGGGAACTCGGTCTCGGCGAGTTGATCGCCTTCAACGCTTATCTGGTGCAACTGGCCTGGCCGACCCTGCTTCTCGGCTGGGTGCTGACCCTGACCCAGCGGGCGGCGGCGAGTATGGAACGGCTTGATCCCCTGCTCGGTACCCCGGAACCGGCCCCCTTCGCCGCTTCCGCCACCCGCGACCTGCGGGCTCCGGCGATGCGCGCGGCCGGACTCGATTTCGCCTATGGCGAGCGGCCGGTGCTGCATGGGCTGACCTTCGACATCCCCCCGGGCGCCCTGGTCGGGGTCGCCGGCGGCACCGGCAGCGGCAAGAGCACCCTGCTCAAGCTGCTCTCACGGCTCTATCGGCCGGAATCGGGGAAGGTCTTCGTTGATGGCGAGGATCTCGCCGACCTCGACGGTGCCGCTTATCGCCGGCGGCTGGCGGCGGTTCCCCAGGAAGGGCGACTTTTCAGCGGCACGCTGCGGGAAAATCTCCTCTACGGAGTGCCCGAGGCCGACGACGACTTGCTGCGACAAATCGCCGAGGCAGTCTGTCTGGAGGAGGAAGTGGCGAACTTCGCCGAAGGCTACGCCACCCGCGTCGGTGAGGGGGGCCTGGCCCTTTCCGGCGGTCAGCGGCAACGCGTCTGTCTCGGTCGGGCGCTGGCCGCCGACGGCGGACTGTGGCTCCTCGACGATCCCTTCAGCCATCTTGATGCCGCCACCGCCCGTGAGGTCTGGGCGCGGCTGCGTCCCCGGTTGGCCGGGCGCACCGTGCTCCTCGCTTCGGGGCGAGTCTCTTTGTTTCAGGGGATGGATTGGGTGCTGGTGCTGAAAGACGGAAGCATCTGCCAGCAGGGGACGCCCGCCGAGCTGGCGGCGGCGGACGGTTGCTACGCTCGTCTCGCCGAGCGCGAGCGCTTGCTGGCGGAACTGGAGGGATCGGCATGA
- a CDS encoding chemotaxis protein CheW: MEQLLTFCLGGELYGLEIAHIQEVVEAPPLYTIPRAPAAMPGALNFHGSILPVLDLAAFLDFAPGKRDARVLVLSPAVAHLALAVTALRGVVPFAPESLLPTREEQTRESCIRAVLTQGREMINLLDLKTLLGRLESL, encoded by the coding sequence ATGGAACAACTGCTTACCTTTTGCCTCGGTGGCGAGCTCTATGGTCTGGAGATCGCCCATATCCAGGAAGTCGTCGAGGCGCCCCCCCTCTACACCATCCCCCGGGCCCCGGCGGCGATGCCCGGCGCCCTCAACTTTCACGGCAGCATCCTGCCGGTTCTCGACCTTGCCGCCTTTCTCGACTTCGCTCCGGGCAAGCGCGACGCCCGCGTTCTCGTTCTCTCCCCGGCGGTCGCGCACCTGGCCCTGGCGGTGACGGCTCTGCGTGGGGTGGTCCCGTTCGCTCCGGAGTCGTTGCTGCCGACCCGCGAGGAACAGACCCGGGAAAGCTGCATTCGGGCGGTGCTCACGCAGGGGCGGGAAATGATTAACCTGCTCGATCTCAAAACATTGCTGGGACGGTTGGAAAGTCTGTGA
- the rimO gene encoding 30S ribosomal protein S12 methylthiotransferase RimO, translating into MNKLNVSLVSLGCPKNLVDAEVMLGHLPADRFQIVTDETQADIIIVNTCAFISDAQEESVDTILEVADHKKHGRCQMLVVSGCLPQRYGEKLAAELPEVDLFVGTADAPRLVALLDAQLERQGQTTAIGRPDFLYDHTTPRVKSSPFYSTYVKIAEGCGNHCSYCVIPRLRGTLRSRSIESIVAEVRRMTADGVKEVNLIAQDITAYGADRDDGARLEGLLRELVKIEDLHWLRLLYAYPDGISDELIELIASEEKICNYLDIPLQHVDDAILKQMNRRVDEATIRGLIRRLRERIPELTLRTSFIVGFPGETEEQFAKLHEFVNEGHFERVGVFRYSREEGTSAAVMEGQIPERVKKSRYAKLMKSQQRVSFRRNRALVGRVEPVLVEGYSEETELLLRGRCIRQAPDIDGQVYITAGNAEIGDIVDLRITDSSDYDLIGEIVED; encoded by the coding sequence TTGAACAAACTGAATGTAAGTCTGGTCAGCCTCGGCTGTCCGAAAAACCTGGTCGACGCCGAGGTCATGCTCGGCCATCTGCCCGCCGACCGCTTCCAGATCGTCACCGACGAGACCCAGGCCGACATCATCATCGTCAACACCTGCGCTTTTATCAGCGATGCCCAGGAGGAGTCGGTCGACACTATTCTCGAAGTGGCCGACCACAAGAAACACGGCCGCTGCCAAATGCTGGTGGTGAGCGGCTGCCTGCCCCAGCGCTACGGCGAGAAGCTGGCCGCCGAACTGCCCGAGGTCGATCTCTTCGTCGGCACCGCCGACGCGCCCCGTCTCGTCGCCTTGCTCGATGCCCAGCTGGAACGGCAGGGGCAGACCACCGCCATCGGCCGGCCGGATTTTCTTTACGACCACACCACCCCCCGGGTCAAGTCCTCCCCCTTTTACTCGACCTACGTGAAGATCGCCGAGGGCTGTGGCAATCACTGTTCCTACTGCGTCATCCCCCGGCTGCGCGGCACCTTGCGCTCGCGCAGCATCGAGTCGATCGTCGCCGAGGTCCGCCGGATGACCGCCGACGGGGTCAAGGAAGTCAATCTCATCGCCCAGGACATCACCGCCTACGGCGCCGACCGCGATGACGGTGCCCGGCTCGAAGGTCTGCTGCGTGAGCTGGTGAAGATTGAGGACTTGCACTGGCTGCGCCTGCTCTACGCCTATCCCGACGGCATCAGCGACGAATTGATCGAGCTGATCGCCAGCGAAGAGAAGATCTGCAACTATCTCGACATCCCCTTGCAACATGTGGATGATGCCATCCTCAAACAGATGAACCGGCGCGTCGACGAGGCGACGATCCGCGGCCTGATCCGCCGCCTGCGCGAACGCATCCCCGAGCTGACCCTGCGTACCTCCTTCATCGTCGGCTTCCCCGGCGAGACCGAGGAGCAGTTCGCCAAACTACACGAGTTCGTCAACGAAGGGCATTTCGAGCGGGTCGGCGTCTTCCGCTATTCCCGGGAGGAGGGGACCTCGGCCGCCGTCATGGAGGGGCAGATTCCCGAACGGGTGAAGAAATCCCGCTACGCCAAGCTGATGAAATCCCAGCAGCGCGTCTCCTTTCGTCGTAACCGGGCGCTGGTCGGGCGGGTCGAGCCGGTGCTGGTGGAGGGCTACAGCGAGGAGACCGAGCTGCTGCTGCGCGGGCGCTGCATCCGCCAGGCGCCGGATATTGACGGCCAAGTCTACATCACCGCCGGAAACGCCGAAATCGGCGACATCGTCGACCTGCGCATCACCGATTCCTCGGATTACGATCTGATCGGCGAGATCGTCGAGGACTGA
- a CDS encoding chemotaxis protein CheC: MNLSTLSPAQLDTLKEVSNIGMGHAATALSRMLKTRIDLRVPRIAMVEISDIPELVGGPEAEVAGIRLAMNGPTPGTLLLVFPGDSARALLERLLGGRAAEPLDELGASALKEVGNILASAYLVALGGMLGMPLLPSVPQLAWDMAGAVLDQILGELGETGERALLVETEFHGEASLPEVIRGHFLILPDPATLEAILDSAGGGRPD; the protein is encoded by the coding sequence ATGAACCTTTCGACCCTGAGCCCGGCTCAGCTCGACACCTTGAAGGAAGTGAGCAATATCGGCATGGGGCACGCGGCCACCGCCCTCTCGCGCATGCTGAAGACGCGCATCGACTTGCGGGTGCCGCGCATCGCCATGGTCGAGATCAGCGACATCCCCGAGCTGGTCGGCGGCCCCGAGGCGGAGGTGGCGGGGATCCGGCTGGCCATGAATGGCCCGACCCCGGGCACGTTGCTGCTGGTCTTCCCCGGCGACAGCGCCCGCGCTCTGCTGGAACGACTGCTCGGCGGGCGGGCGGCGGAACCTTTGGACGAATTGGGCGCCTCGGCCCTCAAGGAGGTCGGCAACATTCTCGCCTCGGCCTATCTCGTCGCCCTTGGCGGCATGCTCGGTATGCCGCTCCTGCCCTCCGTCCCCCAGTTGGCCTGGGACATGGCCGGCGCGGTGCTCGATCAGATTCTTGGCGAGCTGGGAGAGACGGGGGAGCGGGCGCTGCTGGTCGAGACCGAGTTTCACGGCGAGGCGTCCCTTCCCGAGGTGATTCGCGGCCACTTTCTGATCCTGCCTGATCCCGCCACCCTGGAAGCGATTCTCGACAGCGCCGGAGGCGGTCGCCCGGACTGA
- a CDS encoding NusG domain II-containing protein yields the protein MRALLGCMTGLDRLIVATLLLTVFASFFLLGALPQGERVLVERDGRLLFSAPLAENRVVDLEGPLGRTRLEIRDGRARILASPCPTKACIGMGAIARRGELLACVPNQLLVRIDGEGGGADHDLLSR from the coding sequence ATGAGGGCTCTGTTGGGATGCATGACCGGTCTCGACCGGCTGATCGTGGCGACTTTGCTGCTGACGGTTTTCGCCTCCTTTTTCCTCCTCGGCGCTCTTCCCCAGGGAGAGCGGGTGCTGGTCGAGCGCGACGGCCGGCTGCTCTTCAGCGCCCCGCTGGCCGAGAATCGAGTCGTCGATCTGGAGGGACCGCTGGGCCGGACCCGGCTGGAGATTCGCGATGGTCGGGCGCGCATCCTCGCTTCCCCCTGTCCGACCAAGGCCTGTATCGGCATGGGCGCCATCGCCCGCCGAGGGGAGCTGCTGGCCTGCGTGCCCAACCAACTGCTGGTGCGCATCGACGGGGAGGGAGGCGGTGCCGACCATGACCTGCTCAGCCGTTGA